A genomic stretch from Nocardia wallacei includes:
- a CDS encoding Asp23/Gls24 family envelope stress response protein — protein sequence MTAATAAAPGAPPRERETRGVTVVSERAVRRIAARAAREVAGVESDVQVTARVVGDATVLHVRLPIRYPLPVARITDACRAHLIERTRELSGLAVPRVDIDVTALPTDAEPGRVR from the coding sequence ATGACAGCCGCCACCGCGGCAGCACCCGGCGCGCCGCCGCGCGAGCGGGAAACGCGCGGCGTCACCGTGGTGAGTGAGCGAGCGGTGCGGCGGATCGCGGCCCGCGCCGCCCGCGAGGTGGCCGGGGTGGAGTCGGACGTGCAGGTGACCGCCCGCGTCGTCGGGGACGCGACGGTCCTGCACGTGCGGCTGCCGATCCGCTATCCGCTGCCCGTCGCGCGGATCACCGACGCCTGCCGGGCCCACCTGATCGAGCGCACCCGCGAGCTGTCCGGGCTGGCGGTGCCGCGGGTCGACATCGACGTGACGGCGCTGCCGACCGACGCCGAACCGGGGCGGGTCCGATGA
- a CDS encoding DUF6286 domain-containing protein has product MRRRPRRVIPAVVVALALIAVCVLVTVSVIQKLSGAKELVSYDSVATRLHDTTWGSAWVLGVGIAVVVLGLSLLAVALWPGRPVVLPLESEQGVDAGITRRSLRAAVRDATESVDGLESSRVRLGGKKIRVKARTRRPESEVGSAVRAAIDERLALVGPRTPHTVRTRVRTVRTGEA; this is encoded by the coding sequence ATGAGGCGCCGGCCACGCCGGGTGATCCCGGCCGTCGTGGTAGCGCTGGCGCTGATCGCGGTGTGCGTGCTGGTCACCGTGTCGGTGATCCAGAAGCTCAGCGGCGCAAAGGAACTCGTCTCCTACGACAGTGTAGCGACGCGTCTGCACGACACCACGTGGGGCAGCGCCTGGGTGCTCGGTGTCGGTATCGCCGTCGTGGTGCTGGGGTTGTCGCTGCTCGCGGTGGCGCTGTGGCCGGGGCGGCCGGTCGTGCTGCCGCTGGAATCGGAGCAGGGCGTGGACGCCGGTATCACCCGGCGCAGTCTGCGGGCCGCCGTCCGGGACGCGACCGAGTCGGTCGATGGTCTGGAATCGTCGCGGGTTCGCCTGGGCGGCAAGAAGATACGTGTGAAGGCGCGCACCCGTCGGCCCGAATCCGAGGTCGGTTCCGCGGTGCGCGCGGCGATCGACGAACGCCTCGCCCTGGTGGGTCCGCGCACGCCGCACACGGTGCGCACCCGGGTGCGCACGGTACGGACAGGAGAAGCCTGA
- a CDS encoding alkaline shock response membrane anchor protein AmaP produces the protein MSTVNRPARLNRSLLALIGLVLVAAGAYAIVAWLGHLSWADPDATLVPGTAAPPRWVLILVAVGAVLIGLAALRWLAAQATRLPRRTLWRIGATRDAGTTVLDSGVAAAPVVTDVESYPQVRSAAARLSGPADAPELHLVVTAEPDTDLAALRKHILGHAVARLREALEVEFVPVTLELRLADRGRLARAR, from the coding sequence ATGAGTACGGTCAATCGCCCTGCCCGGCTGAACCGGTCGCTGCTGGCACTGATCGGCCTGGTCCTGGTCGCCGCGGGCGCCTACGCCATCGTGGCCTGGCTCGGCCACCTGAGCTGGGCGGACCCGGACGCCACCCTGGTGCCCGGTACCGCGGCGCCGCCGCGCTGGGTGCTGATCCTGGTCGCGGTGGGTGCGGTGCTGATCGGCCTGGCCGCGCTGCGCTGGCTGGCCGCGCAGGCCACCCGGCTGCCGCGACGCACGCTGTGGCGGATCGGGGCCACTCGGGACGCGGGTACCACGGTGCTCGATTCCGGCGTCGCGGCCGCGCCGGTGGTCACCGATGTCGAGTCCTATCCGCAGGTCCGCTCGGCCGCCGCGCGGCTGTCCGGGCCGGCCGACGCGCCGGAGCTGCATCTGGTGGTGACCGCCGAACCGGACACCGACCTGGCGGCGCTGCGCAAACACATTCTCGGTCATGCCGTGGCCCGGCTGCGCGAGGCGCTCGAGGTTGAATTCGTCCCGGTAACACTGGAATTGCGGCTGGCGGACCGGGGGCGGCTCGCGCGCGCCCGATAA
- a CDS encoding Asp23/Gls24 family envelope stress response protein: MTSTVTAIEPATAPPVPAAEIDAAALRRVVIDAAREITGVARDVQAQARLSRGAAVLSLRLPIHYPMPIWQVATVCRAHVLRRMRERTGVPVRRLDIDVADLPGRMR; the protein is encoded by the coding sequence ATGACGAGCACGGTGACCGCGATCGAGCCCGCCACGGCGCCGCCCGTGCCGGCCGCGGAGATCGACGCCGCGGCCCTGCGGCGGGTGGTGATCGACGCGGCCCGCGAGATCACCGGCGTCGCGCGCGACGTGCAGGCGCAGGCCAGGCTCTCCCGCGGCGCGGCGGTGCTGTCGTTGCGATTGCCGATCCATTATCCGATGCCGATCTGGCAGGTCGCCACCGTCTGCCGCGCGCACGTGCTGCGCCGCATGCGGGAGCGCACCGGTGTGCCGGTGCGGCGGCTGGACATCGATGTGGCGGACCTGCCGGGGCGGATGCGGTGA
- a CDS encoding DUF6286 domain-containing protein produces MPAAVLALALLAVCVIVVLSLVQRLTGAGDFAVWAGIEHRLRETVWTDGWVAGFGAAAVLGGIVLLGLAVLPGRPVVLPLTADDGIAAGVTRRGLRTALRAAAQSVEGVHSARVTLRRKTVRVVVRTPRAHPADLAEAVRAAVGERIDRIGPRSSPRISLRLRHTGSMR; encoded by the coding sequence GTGCCGGCCGCGGTGCTGGCGCTCGCACTGCTGGCCGTATGCGTGATCGTGGTGTTGTCACTGGTCCAACGGCTCACCGGCGCAGGGGATTTCGCCGTATGGGCGGGTATCGAGCACCGGCTGCGCGAGACGGTCTGGACCGACGGGTGGGTGGCCGGTTTCGGGGCCGCGGCGGTGCTGGGGGGTATCGTGCTGCTGGGCTTGGCGGTGCTGCCGGGGCGTCCGGTGGTGTTGCCGCTCACCGCCGATGACGGCATCGCGGCGGGAGTGACCCGGCGCGGCCTGCGCACCGCGTTGCGCGCGGCGGCACAGTCGGTCGAGGGCGTGCATTCCGCGCGAGTCACCCTGCGGCGCAAGACGGTTCGGGTAGTGGTCCGCACGCCCCGGGCGCACCCCGCCGACCTCGCGGAAGCCGTCCGCGCGGCGGTCGGCGAGCGGATCGACCGGATCGGGCCGCGGTCGTCGCCGCGTATCTCGTTGCGTCTGCGCCACACCGGGAGCATGCGGTGA
- a CDS encoding alkaline shock response membrane anchor protein AmaP: protein MTAGALTDRGRRVEGSESRRAVARGESIRRRPPAVVNRTVLGVTGLLVTAVGALALAAHYGRLSWVDAGSPVLADRTRLPTWLLWVVVAVAGVLGLACLRWATAQVTRMPQPVRWRARPPESGDRTALAATTVARPVAIDLEGYDGVRSAAAWVSGPARAPELYLVVTAEPDTDIGALRAHILDHAVPRLCQALEVETVSVAMELRFARAQSTGPSTRST, encoded by the coding sequence GTGACCGCCGGTGCGCTCACCGACCGCGGTCGGCGCGTCGAAGGCAGCGAATCCCGCCGGGCGGTGGCGCGTGGTGAGAGCATCCGTCGCCGACCGCCCGCGGTGGTGAATCGCACGGTGCTCGGGGTGACCGGATTGCTGGTCACGGCGGTCGGCGCCTTGGCGCTGGCGGCCCACTACGGGCGACTGAGCTGGGTGGACGCGGGCTCGCCGGTGCTCGCGGACCGGACCCGGCTGCCGACCTGGCTGCTGTGGGTCGTCGTCGCGGTGGCGGGCGTGCTGGGGCTGGCCTGCCTGCGCTGGGCCACCGCGCAGGTGACGCGGATGCCGCAACCCGTGCGCTGGCGGGCCCGTCCTCCGGAATCCGGCGACCGGACCGCACTGGCCGCCACGACCGTCGCCCGGCCCGTGGCGATCGACCTGGAAGGCTACGACGGAGTGCGCTCCGCCGCGGCCTGGGTGTCCGGGCCCGCCCGCGCCCCGGAGCTGTACCTGGTGGTGACCGCCGAACCCGACACCGATATCGGTGCGCTGCGCGCCCACATCCTCGACCATGCCGTGCCGCGCCTGTGCCAGGCGCTCGAGGTCGAAACGGTCTCGGTCGCAATGGAATTGCGGTTCGCGCGGGCTCAGTCGACGGGGCCGAGCACTCGCTCGACGTAG
- a CDS encoding D-arabinono-1,4-lactone oxidase — MTNSWVNWAGDQQCAPAATAAPGSPEDVAELLRRAEAAGQTVRVAGAGHSFTDAVLTDGMLLNLSKLDRILHVDRAAGLARVEAGATLNALSAALHPLGLAFPNLGDIDVQTISGATATATHGTGATLQNLSAALRSVELMLADGSRVELDEQSDPDGWRAARVHVGALGVVTAVTLELVPSFVLEGVERPVPVTDVLADLDEYIDGNEHFEFYMFAHSPLAMTKRNNRVELPEQPRGRAVDWFADILVSNHTFDALARLCRRRPQLIPWVQRGAAYAGSYRRQVDRSYRVFASPRLIRFTEMEYAIPREHSAPAIREIKELSQRFDTPMPIEVRWVAPDDAFLSPAGGRDTCYIAVHQYRGMAYEPYFRACEAVFDKYGGRPHWGKRHFQTARTLRPRYPEWDRFQEVRRRFDPKGRFTNAYVERVLGPVD; from the coding sequence ATGACCAACTCTTGGGTGAATTGGGCCGGCGACCAGCAGTGCGCGCCCGCCGCGACAGCGGCGCCCGGCTCCCCCGAGGACGTGGCCGAGCTACTGCGGCGCGCCGAGGCCGCGGGACAGACCGTGCGCGTGGCGGGCGCGGGCCATTCGTTCACCGACGCCGTGCTGACCGACGGCATGCTGCTGAATCTGTCGAAGCTGGACCGGATCCTGCACGTGGATCGCGCCGCCGGGCTGGCCCGGGTGGAGGCCGGGGCCACGCTCAACGCGCTGAGCGCGGCGCTGCATCCACTGGGCCTGGCATTCCCGAACCTGGGCGACATCGACGTGCAGACCATCTCCGGAGCCACCGCGACCGCGACGCACGGCACCGGCGCGACCCTGCAGAACCTTTCCGCCGCACTGCGTTCGGTGGAACTGATGCTGGCCGACGGCAGCCGGGTGGAGCTCGACGAACAGAGCGACCCCGACGGCTGGCGCGCCGCGCGCGTGCACGTCGGCGCCCTCGGCGTGGTCACGGCCGTCACCTTGGAGCTGGTGCCCTCGTTCGTCCTGGAGGGTGTCGAACGCCCGGTGCCGGTGACCGACGTGCTCGCCGATCTCGACGAATATATCGACGGCAACGAGCATTTCGAGTTCTACATGTTCGCGCACAGCCCGCTGGCGATGACCAAGCGCAACAATCGCGTCGAGCTGCCCGAGCAGCCGCGCGGCAGGGCCGTCGACTGGTTCGCCGACATCCTGGTCTCCAACCACACCTTCGACGCGCTGGCCCGGCTGTGCCGCCGTCGGCCGCAACTCATTCCGTGGGTACAGCGCGGCGCCGCCTACGCGGGCAGCTATCGCCGTCAGGTGGATCGGTCCTATCGAGTGTTCGCCTCCCCCAGGCTGATTCGCTTCACCGAGATGGAATACGCGATACCGCGCGAGCATTCGGCACCCGCCATCCGCGAGATCAAGGAGCTGTCCCAGCGATTCGACACCCCGATGCCCATCGAGGTGCGCTGGGTGGCGCCCGACGACGCCTTCCTGTCCCCGGCCGGTGGCCGCGACACCTGCTACATCGCCGTGCACCAGTACCGCGGCATGGCCTACGAGCCGTATTTCCGTGCCTGCGAGGCGGTTTTCGACAAGTACGGCGGGCGGCCGCACTGGGGTAAGCGGCACTTCCAGACGGCTCGAACGCTGCGGCCGCGCTATCCGGAGTGGGACCGATTCCAGGAGGTCCGCCGCCGGTTCGATCCGAAGGGCCGCTTCACCAACGCCTACGTCGAGCGAGTGCTCGGCCCCGTCGACTGA
- a CDS encoding TetR/AcrR family transcriptional regulator: MNRTTTMSAPRRLRADAARNQQRIVEAARRLFAERGLEVTLDDVAEAAGVGVGTVYRRFANKQELIIEVFDQTVAAMAEATERANRNPDPWAAVVELFEWACEHFAGNRGFSEVMLELPDAMERFASVRDRIKPQIARLVDRAHRAGVLRPGIEAPDFFAIINMVESIAAFSKPVNDQVWRRYLAIALDGVRADSVPRQPLPVPPLRDDEVDEAKAQTFACRRR; this comes from the coding sequence GTGAATCGCACCACCACCATGTCCGCACCTCGGCGTCTGCGCGCCGACGCCGCCCGCAACCAACAGCGGATCGTCGAGGCTGCGCGCAGACTCTTCGCCGAGCGCGGACTGGAGGTCACGCTGGACGATGTCGCCGAGGCGGCGGGTGTGGGCGTGGGCACGGTGTACCGGCGTTTCGCGAACAAGCAGGAACTGATCATCGAGGTCTTCGATCAGACCGTCGCGGCCATGGCCGAGGCCACCGAGCGCGCCAATCGCAACCCGGACCCCTGGGCCGCCGTGGTGGAGTTGTTCGAGTGGGCCTGCGAGCATTTCGCCGGTAACCGCGGCTTCAGCGAGGTCATGCTCGAATTGCCCGATGCGATGGAGCGTTTCGCGTCGGTCCGCGACCGGATCAAGCCGCAGATCGCGCGCCTGGTCGACCGCGCCCACCGGGCGGGCGTGCTGCGTCCGGGCATCGAGGCGCCGGACTTCTTCGCCATCATCAACATGGTCGAGTCGATCGCCGCCTTCTCCAAGCCGGTGAACGATCAGGTCTGGCGGCGCTATCTGGCGATCGCGCTGGACGGGGTGCGCGCCGATTCGGTCCCGCGTCAGCCCCTGCCCGTCCCGCCCCTGCGTGACGACGAGGTGGACGAGGCCAAGGCGCAGACCTTCGCCTGCCGTCGCCGATAA
- a CDS encoding MFS transporter: MTTAIDLEKDAATESSNAGRRGSHALRWWVLAVLGVAQLMVVLDATVVNIALPEAQRDLGFSNGDRQWVVTGYALAFGSLLLLGGRLSDLFGRRNTFITGLVGFAVASAVGGAATGFEMLVAARVAQGVFGALLAPAALSLLTVTFTQPAERAKAFGIFGAVAGTGGALGLLLGGALTEWASWRWVMYVNLIFAAIALVGAVLLLAKHVTTERPKLDIPGTAVVTVALFGIVYGFSHAESHGWSNGVTLAFLIGGAALLGVFAWLETRVAHPLLPLRIVLDRTRGGAYLTVFVMGIGMFAIFLFLTYYMQLTLGYSPIVTGVAFLPMVAGMVASSTTVPSFVLPKLGPKVTVAGGFLVAAAGMGWLTQIGLDTGYATHILPALILMGLGLGGSMSTAFQGSTAGVHHDDAGVASAMVNTSQQVGGSIGTALLSTIASSAAANYMSTRQGGNPLDVAQSMIESYTTSFWWATAIFLVGAVLAAVIMPNTVPAPAEGEPVIVH; encoded by the coding sequence ATGACAACCGCGATCGACCTGGAAAAGGATGCGGCGACCGAGTCGTCGAATGCGGGCCGCCGCGGCTCGCATGCACTGCGCTGGTGGGTGCTCGCCGTGCTCGGCGTCGCCCAGTTGATGGTCGTGCTCGACGCGACCGTCGTGAATATCGCGCTGCCTGAGGCGCAGCGCGACCTCGGCTTCTCCAACGGTGATCGCCAGTGGGTGGTCACCGGATACGCGCTGGCCTTCGGCAGCCTGCTGCTGCTCGGCGGGCGCCTGAGCGATCTGTTCGGGCGGCGCAACACCTTCATCACCGGTCTGGTCGGCTTCGCGGTCGCCTCGGCCGTCGGCGGCGCGGCCACCGGATTCGAGATGCTGGTGGCGGCGCGCGTGGCCCAGGGCGTGTTCGGCGCACTGCTGGCCCCGGCTGCCCTGTCGCTACTGACGGTGACCTTCACGCAACCGGCCGAGCGGGCCAAGGCCTTCGGCATCTTCGGCGCCGTCGCCGGTACCGGTGGCGCGCTCGGGCTGCTGCTGGGCGGCGCGCTCACCGAATGGGCGTCGTGGCGCTGGGTGATGTACGTGAACCTGATCTTCGCCGCGATCGCGCTCGTCGGCGCGGTGCTGCTGTTGGCCAAGCATGTGACCACCGAGCGCCCCAAGCTCGACATCCCCGGCACCGCCGTGGTGACCGTCGCGCTGTTCGGCATCGTGTACGGCTTCTCGCACGCCGAGTCGCACGGCTGGTCCAACGGTGTCACGCTGGCGTTCCTGATCGGCGGCGCCGCGCTGCTGGGCGTGTTCGCCTGGCTGGAGACTCGGGTCGCGCACCCACTGCTGCCGCTGCGCATCGTGCTCGACCGCACTCGCGGCGGTGCCTACCTGACGGTGTTCGTCATGGGCATCGGGATGTTCGCGATCTTCCTGTTCCTGACCTACTACATGCAGTTGACGCTGGGCTACTCGCCGATCGTGACCGGTGTGGCGTTCCTGCCGATGGTGGCGGGCATGGTGGCCTCGTCCACGACCGTGCCGTCGTTCGTGCTGCCGAAGCTCGGGCCGAAGGTCACGGTGGCGGGCGGCTTCCTGGTCGCCGCCGCCGGCATGGGATGGCTGACGCAGATCGGCCTGGACACCGGCTACGCCACGCACATCCTGCCGGCGCTGATCCTGATGGGCCTGGGCCTCGGTGGCTCGATGTCGACCGCGTTCCAGGGTTCGACCGCGGGCGTGCACCACGACGACGCGGGTGTCGCGTCGGCCATGGTCAACACCAGCCAGCAGGTGGGTGGCTCGATCGGCACCGCGCTGTTGAGCACCATCGCGTCCTCGGCCGCGGCGAACTACATGTCCACCCGGCAGGGCGGCAACCCGCTCGACGTCGCGCAGTCGATGATCGAGAGCTACACCACCAGCTTCTGGTGGGCGACGGCGATCTTCCTGGTCGGCGCGGTGCTGGCCGCGGTGATCATGCCGAACACCGTCCCCGCGCCCGCCGAGGGCGAGCCGGTGATCGTGCACTGA
- a CDS encoding lipase family protein → MAGTAGAGPAPAAVYPIAEPDPFYWAPPDIGSYQPGDVVRSRTVPAAGFPGATAWQLVYRSTNSADAPIAAVTTLLVPGSGGARPLVSYQPFVNSLGLHCAPSHTLFDGSLREAPALNLLLARGWAVAVPDHLGPTSAYGAARLGGRLTLDGIRAVKRFAPAGQADSPVALAGYSGGGMATGFAAALAPEYAPELPLVGTAMGGVPVNIGKLALDVGAAPSPMFGLGFAAANGLEREYPDVMSLDERMTPAGRDLRDRIANACTDEIIGAGANRSFSDYFTGGVDDVSGAQIGVLHENSLETFPGVPRTPVYQWHGGSDVVNPWLARDVAGRYCAAGTPVRFDIIAGADHTAAIAPGSASAFGYLADRFAGVPAPSNC, encoded by the coding sequence GTGGCGGGAACAGCGGGCGCGGGGCCCGCCCCGGCCGCGGTCTATCCGATCGCCGAACCCGACCCCTTCTATTGGGCCCCACCCGACATCGGGTCCTATCAACCCGGTGATGTCGTACGCAGCCGCACCGTGCCCGCGGCCGGATTCCCGGGCGCGACGGCCTGGCAACTGGTCTACCGCTCGACGAATTCCGCGGACGCGCCCATCGCGGCGGTGACGACGCTGCTGGTTCCCGGCAGCGGTGGGGCACGTCCCCTGGTGTCGTATCAGCCGTTCGTGAATTCGCTGGGCCTGCACTGCGCGCCCTCGCACACCCTGTTCGACGGCAGCCTGCGCGAAGCCCCGGCGCTGAACCTGCTCCTGGCGCGCGGCTGGGCCGTGGCGGTACCCGACCATCTCGGTCCGACCAGCGCCTACGGGGCGGCGCGGCTCGGCGGACGGCTGACCCTCGACGGAATCCGCGCGGTGAAACGCTTCGCACCCGCCGGGCAGGCCGACAGCCCCGTCGCACTCGCGGGCTATTCGGGCGGCGGCATGGCGACCGGCTTCGCGGCTGCGCTGGCCCCCGAATACGCACCCGAACTGCCCCTCGTCGGCACGGCCATGGGCGGGGTGCCGGTGAATATCGGCAAGCTCGCCCTCGACGTGGGCGCGGCCCCCAGTCCCATGTTCGGCTTGGGTTTCGCCGCCGCGAATGGACTCGAGCGCGAGTACCCCGACGTGATGTCACTGGACGAGCGAATGACTCCCGCGGGTCGCGACCTGCGCGACCGCATCGCCAACGCGTGCACCGACGAAATCATCGGCGCGGGCGCGAATCGGAGCTTCTCGGACTACTTCACCGGCGGCGTGGACGATGTCAGCGGAGCCCAGATCGGCGTGCTGCACGAGAACAGTCTGGAGACCTTCCCGGGCGTCCCGCGCACCCCGGTGTACCAGTGGCACGGCGGGTCCGATGTCGTGAACCCTTGGCTGGCACGCGATGTGGCGGGCCGCTACTGCGCCGCGGGCACCCCCGTGCGGTTCGACATCATCGCGGGCGCGGACCACACCGCGGCCATCGCCCCCGGCTCCGCCAGCGCCTTCGGTTACCTCGCGGACCGCTTCGCGGGGGTGCCCGCACCGAGCAACTGCTGA
- the pgm gene encoding phosphoglucomutase (alpha-D-glucose-1,6-bisphosphate-dependent) — protein MAHERAGRPARASDLEDLPHLVTAYYSCIPDPSDPAQLVQFGTSGHRGSSLDCAFNEAHILAITQAIVEYRATRGITGPVYLARDTHALSEPAWSTALEVLAANEVTAIVDARGRYTPTPALSHAVLRHNRGGTRHQADGIVVTPSHNPPRDGGFKYNPPHGGPADTVATDAIAERANELLRGGLAGVKRTTLQHALDTSVERYDYLDHYIADLPNVLNLDAVRGAGVRLGADPMGGASVDYWEEIGQRYDLELEVVNPFVDPTWRFMTLDSDGKIRMDPSSRYAMASLVAIRDDYDISTGNDADADRHGVVTPDAGLMNPNHFLAVAIEYLIANRMGWDALTKIGKTAVTSSMIDRVVSVLGRQVHEVPVGFKWFVPGLFSGSLAFGGEESAGASFLRMDGTVWSTDKDGILLALLAAEITAVTGQSPSARYAELEKRYGSPAYARIDATATAQQKSRLAALTPDDINATEVAGEPITGIQTRARGNGAALGGVKVTTENAWFAARPSGTEDKYKIYAESFEGPEHLAQVQSAAEDVVGRALG, from the coding sequence ATGGCCCATGAGCGAGCCGGGCGACCGGCGCGGGCCTCCGATCTCGAAGACCTTCCGCATCTCGTCACGGCGTACTACAGCTGCATTCCCGACCCGTCGGATCCCGCGCAGCTGGTGCAGTTCGGCACCTCCGGCCATCGCGGCTCGAGCCTGGACTGCGCGTTCAACGAGGCCCACATCCTGGCCATCACGCAGGCCATCGTCGAGTATCGCGCCACCCGCGGCATCACGGGTCCGGTCTATCTCGCCCGCGACACGCACGCGCTGTCCGAGCCGGCCTGGAGCACGGCGCTGGAGGTGCTGGCCGCCAACGAGGTGACCGCGATCGTCGATGCGCGCGGCCGCTACACGCCCACCCCGGCGCTCAGTCACGCGGTGCTGCGGCACAATCGGGGCGGCACCCGGCACCAGGCCGACGGCATCGTCGTCACCCCGTCGCACAATCCGCCGCGCGACGGCGGCTTCAAATACAACCCGCCGCACGGCGGCCCGGCCGACACCGTCGCCACCGACGCCATCGCCGAGCGCGCCAACGAACTGCTGCGCGGCGGCCTCGCGGGCGTCAAACGCACCACGCTGCAACACGCGCTGGACACCAGCGTCGAGCGTTACGACTATCTCGATCACTACATCGCCGACCTGCCCAACGTGCTGAACCTGGACGCGGTGCGGGGCGCGGGTGTTCGCCTGGGCGCCGACCCGATGGGCGGCGCCAGCGTCGACTACTGGGAGGAGATCGGGCAGCGCTACGACCTCGAGCTCGAGGTCGTCAACCCGTTCGTCGACCCCACGTGGCGTTTCATGACGCTGGACAGCGACGGCAAGATCCGCATGGACCCCTCCTCGCGATACGCCATGGCCTCGCTCGTCGCCATCCGCGACGACTACGACATCTCCACCGGCAACGACGCCGACGCCGACCGGCACGGCGTGGTGACTCCCGATGCGGGCCTGATGAATCCGAACCATTTCCTCGCGGTGGCCATCGAGTACCTGATCGCCAACCGGATGGGCTGGGACGCGCTGACCAAGATCGGCAAGACGGCGGTGACATCCTCGATGATCGACCGGGTGGTGAGCGTGCTGGGCCGCCAGGTGCACGAGGTGCCCGTCGGTTTCAAGTGGTTCGTGCCCGGATTGTTCAGCGGCTCCTTGGCTTTCGGCGGCGAGGAGAGCGCCGGCGCGTCCTTCCTGCGGATGGACGGCACGGTGTGGTCCACCGACAAGGACGGCATCCTGCTGGCGCTGCTGGCCGCCGAGATCACCGCGGTGACGGGGCAGAGCCCGTCCGCCCGCTACGCCGAACTGGAGAAGCGTTACGGCAGCCCGGCATACGCCCGCATCGACGCCACCGCCACCGCACAGCAGAAGTCGCGACTGGCCGCGCTGACGCCCGACGACATCAACGCCACCGAGGTGGCCGGCGAGCCCATCACCGGCATCCAGACCCGCGCCCGGGGCAACGGCGCGGCGCTCGGCGGTGTCAAGGTGACCACGGAGAACGCCTGGTTCGCGGCGCGCCCGTCCGGCACCGAGGACAAGTACAAGATCTACGCCGAGTCCTTCGAGGGGCCCGAGCATCTCGCGCAGGTGCAGTCCGCTGCCGAGGACGTGGTGGGCCGGGCGCTCGGCTGA
- a CDS encoding DUF899 domain-containing protein: protein MSTRTAGTREQWRTAYEELRAEEKELTRRSDELARKRQQLPWVPVTEEYLFDTNSGTKTLAELFDGRSQLIIRHFMHGPKTPAGCPGCTFETDNLVGAVPHLAHRDVTFILASRSPLPVLNDYKRRFGWDVEWVSLGDNGFNDDFYEHMRVPTPRRPGNMLDVMELMALSCFAREDGVVYHTYSTYDRGTDALNATWQLLDRAPRGRGDDFDDWPRKRDEY from the coding sequence ATGTCTACACGCACGGCCGGTACCCGGGAACAGTGGCGGACCGCCTACGAGGAGCTGCGCGCCGAGGAGAAGGAACTGACCCGGCGCAGCGACGAACTCGCCCGCAAGCGACAGCAGCTGCCCTGGGTCCCGGTGACCGAGGAGTACCTGTTCGACACCAACTCCGGCACCAAGACGCTGGCCGAACTGTTCGACGGCCGGTCCCAGCTGATCATCCGGCATTTCATGCACGGGCCGAAGACCCCGGCGGGCTGCCCGGGCTGCACGTTCGAGACCGACAATCTCGTCGGCGCGGTCCCGCATCTGGCCCACCGCGACGTGACGTTCATCCTGGCCTCGCGCTCCCCGCTGCCCGTCCTCAACGACTACAAGCGCCGCTTCGGCTGGGATGTCGAGTGGGTTTCCCTGGGCGACAACGGTTTCAACGACGACTTCTACGAACATATGCGGGTCCCGACACCGCGGCGGCCCGGCAACATGCTCGACGTCATGGAATTGATGGCGCTGAGCTGCTTCGCCCGCGAGGACGGCGTGGTCTACCACACCTACTCCACCTACGATCGCGGCACCGACGCGCTCAACGCCACCTGGCAGTTGCTCGACCGGGCGCCGCGCGGCCGCGGCGACGATTTCGACGACTGGCCCCGCAAGCGCGACGAGTACTGA